The segment AGATACGACTGCACCAGTTATTACATTGATTGGCGCATCTACTGTAAATTTATTAGTTGGCGACACCTATAATGAGCAAGGAGCCACAGCAACAGACAATATAGATGGAAATTTAACATCAAGTATTGTTATAGCAGGAACAGTTAACACTGCTATAGCTGCTGTTTATAATGTGACCTATAATGTATCTGATAACGCAGGGAATGCGGCTACGGAAGTGGTAAGAACAATTAACGTTACAGATCCTACAACAGGATGTTCTGGTGGAATTTCAAATTTCCCATACTCTGAAGGATTTGAAAACACTTTAGGTGGATGGACACAATCTACAGCTGATGACATCAATTGGACCGTAGATGCAAATGGCACACCTTCTAGCGGAACAGGACCAGCAAGCGCATCACAAGGCTCTTTTTATATCTATGTTGAAGCCTCTGGGAATGGAACAGGTTTTCCAAATAAACAAGCGATTTTAAATTCACCTTGTTTTAATTTGTCAGCTCTATCTGAAGCTACTTTTAGTTTTAAATACCACCAATTTGGAGCTGCCGATATGGGATCAATAGATTTAGAAGTGAGTGACGATGACGGTTCAAGCTGGACATCAATTTGGGATAGTTCAGGAAACTTAGGTAACTCATGGCAAACAGCAAATATTAATCTTAACGCTTATGTTGGTGGAAGTATTCAGTTGCGTTTTAACAGAATTACTGGAAGCACATGGCAAGCAGATATTGCTGTTGATGATGTTAGTTTAACTGAAGGCGAAGTAGTCGTTGCTGGTTGTTCAGGTGGAATTACTGCCTATCCATACTCTGAAGGATTTGAAAACACCTTAGGTGGTTGGACACAATCTGGAGCTGATGATATCAACTGGACGGTTGATGCTAATGGAACACCATCAAGTGGAACAGGACCATCAAGTGCTATTCAAGGTAGTTTCTATATTTATGTGGAAGCATCTGGAAATAATGTAGGATATCCAAATAAACGAGCAATTATCAATTCACCTTGTTTTGATTTAAGTTCACAATCATCGGCCACGTTCAGTTTTAATTACCATCAATTTGGAGCTGCTAACATGGGAACAATAAGTTTAGAAGCAAGTAACGATAATGGTGCGAGTTGGACTTCAATATGGAATAGTTCAGGAAACTTAGGAAACTCATGGCAATCTGCTAGTGTGAATCTTTCGGCTTATGTTGGTGGAAGTGTTCAATTGCGATTTAATAGAGTAACTGGCAACACATGGCAAGCAGATATCGCTATTGATAATATTAATCTTTCTACAGCTTCAGCAGCTAAAGGAGAAGAGGATATAAGTTCAGCAGTAGATATTGTGAAGGAGATTACACTATATCCAAACCCAGTCAGAGGGAACCGTATCACTGTATTTACAAATTATACAGATGTGAGTTATGAAATCTACAATACGATTGGTCAAATAGTGGCTAAAGGAACCCTTAAGGACAATGCAATTGATATAAGTCAATTAGATAGTGCAATCTATCAAATAATATTTGCAACTGAGGGAGAGACCTTAATGAAACGATTTATTAAACAATAAAAAAGTCTTAATAACTAACTAATATTTTGAAAGTCCAGACGTTACGTCTGGACTTTTTTATACATGAATAATCTCATTGTCTTGCAAGAGTTGATCCCCTCGTAATCTTAAAAAGATTTGAGCCACGGCAATAGTGTCTTTCTCACAATAGGTAATAATGCGATCTATAGACTTGTCTTTATAAAAGACTCTATAAACCTCGCTGCCATCGATATCGTCTTTTGGTGATGGAATACCTAATACATTAGTTAGGAGTTTTAATGAGGTATACGTTTTATAGTCGCCAAATTTCCATAGCTCTAAAGTATCAAGATGCGGTACTTCCCAGGGTTTTTTTCCAAAAAGATTGAGTTTGTATGGTAATTGAATATTATGAATGATCATGCGTCGAGCGATGTAAGGAAAGTCAAATTCTTTTCCATTATGCGCACAAAGTAAATGTTTATTACCGCTAAAATGGGTAATAACTAGATTTTTAAAATCTTTTAAAAGGGTCACTTCATCACCAAAAAAGGAGGTCACTCTAAAAGTTCTTATGTCGCCTTCCGTCTTAAAATACCCAACTGAAATGCAAATAATTTTACCAAATTCTGCCCAAATACCTGCACGTTCATAAAATTCTTCTGCAGTGAATTCGTCACGTCTTTGATACTGCGATTTATGTTCCCAAAGTTCTTGTTTGGTGTTATCTAATTCAGAATAATGCTCTGTCTCTGGAACCGTTTCAATATCTAAAAATAGAATATTTTCTATATTTAATTTTGTAATCATGACTGTTTCTAATTATTTAATATTCAAAATTAATTTAAAGGAATGTACTACTGCGAATTTTGCCCTAACATTTTATAGGCTTCTTCAATATACAAAGAAATATCATCAGTAAAGGTCTTAGTGCCAATATCTGGTGACTTTTGATGACCTAAACGTACAATTATGACATTGTCATTGGGCTCAACGAATACATACTGTCCAAGATGTCCTCGCATCATGAAGAAATTTTTACCCATATGCTCTTTGAGCCAAAACCCATAGCCATATTCGGGGCTTTCAGGGAAACGAGGTTTGACAGATCTCGCTACAAATGCAGAATCTAAAAGCTGCTGACCATTCCATTTTCCATGGTCTTTATAAAGTTTACCAAAGCGTGCAAAATCTTTTGCATTACTTGCAATACAACAATAGGCTTTTACTAAATCATGATCTTCACTATCTACTTGCCAAAGGGTAGAATTTTCGCTCCCTAAAGGTTTCCAAAAACTTTCTTCAAAATAATCATAGAGTTTTTTACCTGTTGCCTTTTCAATGACCATAGCTAACATTTGAGTATCTCCACTTGCATATTTAAAAGCTTGACCAGGTTCAGTAACCACTTTTAAACCGTTCATGACTTTCGCAAGATCATCATCAAAATATGCACGTGTTGTTATGGATAAAGGAGAATAATAGGCTTCATCCCAATTGGTTCCAGATGCCATTGATGATAAATCTCCAACGGTCATTTGAGCCGCTTTTCCTTCACAGAATGCAGGAAGAAAATCGCAAACTGGTTGGTCTAAACTTTTTATATAGCCTTCCATAATCGCTTTTCCCATTAATCCTGAAACATAACTCTTAGCCATCGAAAATGAATTGGACTTAGAATCTTCGTTAAAGCCGTCGTAGTATTGTTCAAACCAAATACTATCATTTTTTATAATAAGATAAGCAATAGTACCCCAATCTTGATTCGCTTTTTCAAGCTTAGGTGTTGTGGTCACTGAATTATAATTTCTGTGATTTGACCATGGTTGAAACACATTAGAAGCTTCAATAGATTGGTTATCAAACTCTTTGTAATCTTCTAAATAAGCTGTGGAATGACCTTTAAGATAAATAGTTCTTACGGCTTTGATGAGGTAATCAGTGTCGGTAAGGTATAGTACAATAATGAGTAATCCGAAAAATACGATTAAAAATTTAAGAAGTTTTTTTATGAATTTCATTATGTAAAAAATTAGTGTTTGTTCTATTTTATCTTGACTTTATAGCAATATATAATTGCCCTTTAAAGTATTTTATTAAAAGTAGCAATTATATTTTATTTGTCATCTACTAAGTTAATGGTTTCTGTTTTCTAATTGAACTTCATGACCAAACCAACTTATAAAACTCATCACTAGAGTTTTTACGTTTTTAAAAGAGAGTTTTAGAACTATACTTTTTTATATATTAAAAAAGAGATTGTTGTCGGTAAGGGCTTTCATGCTCAAGTAACCATTGTTTTCGAAGTAGTCCGCCGGCATAGCCTGTTAAACTGCCGTCACTGCCAATAACTCGATGACAGGGTATGATAATCCATAAAGGATTTTTCCCATTTGCGTTAGCGACAGCTCTTATTGCTTTTATAGCTCCTAATTGTTTTGATAATTCTAAATAGGAGATAGTTTTTCCATATGGAATTAACTGCAACTGCTTCCAAACAGATTGCTGAAAATTGGTGCCTACAGGATTTAATATGAGATCGAAATGTGTACGAGTTCCTTCGAAATATTCTTCAAGTTGAATCACACAGTCTTCTAGAAGTGTCGGAATAATATCAGTGATTTTTTCTTCGGAATTTAACACTGTCACTTGTGCAATACCATTTGCATCACCTACAATTTTGGTATATCCTAAAGGTGAATTGATGATGCACGTTTCCATTAGTCATTGGTATCTTTGGAAGGATTATCGTCAAATATTCCTAATTTTTTAGCTCTGGTTTCCCAACTTTTCCTAGCCATAGACTGAAGATCTGAAACGTTATCACTTTCATCCATAATTTCCATACCTAATAGGGTCTCAATCACATCCTCCATGGTGACTAATCCACTTACAGAGCCATACTCATCAACCACTAAGGCCATATGATTGCGGCTCTCTACTAATTTTTCAAACAGTTTAGGTATTGGTATGTTGCGATCCACTACAATAATGTGTCGTTTTAATTCTGAAAGTTTCCTAGAGCCATTGTCTAATGCCATTTCTTTAAAAACTTCATCTTTTAAAACTAGGCCTTTTATATTATCTGGATTATCAGAATAAATAGGGATACGAGAAAAACGTAAATTTAAGTTTCTTTGAAAAAAGTTGTCTACAGTTGTGTTTTCATCTTCGGCTTTCATAACGGTTCGAGGCGTCATTATATCCTTGGCAAAGACCTCTTTAAAAGTTAAAAGATTTTTAATGATTTTACTTTCATTCTCTTGAAACACACCTTCTTCATGTGCCATATCTGCCATAACCAAGAATCCTTCACGACTTAAAACACTTCCGTGACCTTTGCCGCCAATTAATTTTGTGGTGAGTTGCAGTAACCACAATATTCCAGTCCATTTCAAAGGAAAAATCAAAACATTAAGAGCTTTGGTTGTAAAGTTAGCAAGTTGTTTCCAATAGGTAGCACCAATCGTTTTTGGAATGATTTCCGAAGCAACTAATATAAGAATGGTCATTATCGTCGATACGATACCAACCATAAGATCTTCAGTGAATTTTATGCCAAAAACACTTCTAGTAGTAGAGCCGTAATGTTCAACATAGGCAACTTTGGCTTGCACACCAACTAAAATGGCACCAACCGTATGCGCAATGGTATTGAGGGTTAGAATAGCAATTAAAGGGCGGTCAACATCCTTTTTAAGTAGTTCTAAATCTGTTGCATATGCCTTACCTTCACTCTTTTTAACATTAAGAAATGTTGGCGTGATACTTAAAAGTACAGCTTCTAATATTGAGCATATAAAGGAAAAGAATATTGATATGATTGCGTAAAAAACAAGTAAAGCCATTAATGCGAATTTAGTTAGTGCTAATTTACGATAATAATTTCACGACATCTTTTGCAAAGTAACTTGCAATCACGTCAGCTCCAGCACGTTTTATAGCAGTGATTTGTTCAATCATCACGGCATCGTGATCTAGCCAGCCTTTTTCAGCGGCTGCTTTAAGCATCGCATATTCCCCAGAAACTTGATATACAGCCACTGGGACATCAACTTCATTTTTAATTTCGCGTACAATATCAAGATAACACAATCCTGGTTTTATCATCACAATATCAGCACCTTCATCAATATCCATTTCAGTTTCTTTAAGGGCTTCAAAACGGTTAGCAAAATCCATTTGATATGTCTTTTTGTTCTTTGGAATATCTTGCATATCCGCAGGTGCCGAATCTAAAGCATCACGAAATGGGCCATAAAACGCAGACGCATATTTTGCAGAGTAGCTCATGATACCTGTATCCGTATACCCACCATCTTCTAAAGCTTCTCTAATGGCTAAAATACGACCATCCATCATATCACTTGGTGCCACAAAATTAGCTCCAGCTTGGGCATGAGATAAGCTCATGTCGGCTAAAATATCGACCGTATCATCATTTATTATTTTTCCATTTTGAATAATTCCATCGTGACCATAAATAGAGTAAGGGTCGAGAGCCACATCAGTCATGACCAACATACTTGGACACACATTTTTTACCGTTTTTATTGCCCGTTGCATCAAGCCATTAGGGTTTAAGGCTTCGGTTCCTTTATTATCTTTTAGGTTGTCGGGAACCTTTACGAATAACAACACTGATTTTAATCCCAATTTCCAAAGCTCTTTGACCTCGTTTTCTAATAAATCTAGGCTGAATCGATAATAATTAGGCATAGACGTAATTTCTTCTTTAACTCCTTTTCCTTCCACCACAAAAAGAGGGACTAGAAAGTCGTTAGGAGAAATTATGGTTTCACGAACTAAGCTTCTAATGGCTTCGTTAGTTCTTAATCTTCGGTTTCTTCTTAATGGATACATTTCTAAATTAATTTTTTAAACCCAATCAATCGGGTTTTTTAATACGTTAATTAGTTGCTCTTCGTTACTTCCAGCTTCAGGATGATGATTATAAACCCATTGCACATGAGGTGGAAGGCTCATTAAAATACTTTCAATTCTCCCGTTAGTTTTTAGACCGAATAGCGTGCCTTTATCATGCACTAAATTGAACTCTACATAACGGCCACGTCTAATTTCCTGCCAATTGCGCTGTGCGTCGGTATACTCAAGATCTTTACGTTTTTCTACAACAGGAACATAGGCTTCCAGAAAGCTGTTACCAACTTCTGTTACAAAATCATACCAGTTTTGCATGCTCATGTCTTCTGTTTTCTTGCAATAATCAAAGAATAACCCACCAACACCACGTGATTCATTGCGGTGTGAATTATAAAAGTATTCATCACAACGGGCTTTGTATTTTGGATAGAATTCAGGATGATGTTTATCACAGGCTGTTTTACAAGTCTGATGAAAATGTTTGGCATCGTCTTCAAACAAATAATAAGGTGTAAGATCTTGTCCGCCACCGAACCATTGATCAACGATATTTCCAGACTGATCATACATTTCAAAGTAGCGCCAATTAGCATGAACGGTTGGCACCATTGGGTTTTTAGGATGAAGTACTAGACTTAAGCCACAAGCAAAAAAATTAGCGTCTTTAACTCCAAAGTAGGTTTGCATAGACTCAGGTAATTTTCCATGTACGCCTGAAATATTAACACCACCTTTTTCAAATACATTTCCATTTTCAATGACTCTCGTTCTTCCTCCTCCACCCTCAGGACGTTCCCAAAGGTCTTCTTGAAATTTTGCTTTACCATCAATAGCTTCTAATTTAGCCGTAATGCTATCTTGTAATTCATGTATGTAATTGAAAAATTGATCTTTCAAAACTTAATTTTTATATAATTCGTATAACTCCATGTCTAATGGCTTTTCACCAGTTGGAGTAAATTCATTCTTTAGTGTTTTTTGCCATTTGAAGCTATTATTAATAGCTACGTTTATGCTTGGCAGATTGTCTTTATGTGCGATGATTTGTAGTCGTTCTAAACCTAAATAGTCAAAAGCATATGCTGACAATGTACAAATGGCTTTTGATGTTAATCCGCGACCTTCGAAGGGATACCCAATACAATAAGCAAACTCGCCTTGCTTTATATTCCAATCGAGTTCTTTTATAATAACAAGACCAGCAAGTTGTCGTGTTTCAGAATGTTTTAAAGTGAATATAAATAATTCCTTGTCCTTGAACGCTTTTTCACTTTTTTCTACATAAAGTTTTGATAATGTCGGATTTAAACTTTGCTCTAAAGTCTTCGGAAAATATCGCTTTAAGCGATCTGCATTGGCGACCATAAAATCACAAATTTTCCAGGCATCACCATTATGTATTGAATTGATTTCAAAATCATCAAACTTTATAATCATAACACAACGGTTTTATGACCTCCCAGTAAATTATCCTCCTTAAGAAGGTCTACAGTTTTTAAAGAAGCAGCAGTCACACTCATAGGTAAAACCAATATGATACCAAGAACTGGGATTAACAAAAACAGGATAAAAACTATTCCATTTCCTATAGCAACACCTCTATGCTTCCTCACAAACTGAACACTTTCTCTGAATTTAAAGTGACGTTCAAGGGTGTAATCCATATTACCAAAACCTGCGTAATAGGCCTGCACTAAAAATAAAAGAACAGTGGAGAATATATTTACTACAGGAATAAATTTCAAGAGTAAAATAGGAATGGTTATCAATAATTCTTTCCCAAGATTTCTAAAGTTGATTTTAATACCTCGCCATAACTGCTCTTGAAAGGATGTTTTTCTATGATGATGCTTTTCAATACCTGTTAAATGGACTTCAATCTTTTCAGAAACAGGACTCATAAATGGCGCAGATAATGCCATAATAATATGCTTATAGAGAATCAATCCAATCGCTAAAATGACAATACCTCCAATAAAGGTTGAAATAGAAGTAAAGGTCGCTTTTCCCCAATCCCAAACCCAAACTTGAGCAATAAACCTTCCAACATTGTCAGATAATCCATAAGCCAATATCGTAATGATGGTGGCTGTGACAACGCTGATTATGATAGGAATAAAAAAGAACTTCCAAAGTTTAAGTTTAGAGATTAAAGCAAGTGCTCCTGAATAAGCCTGTATGCCATCAAATATGTTCTTAATCATTGTTCAAGTTCTTAAATAATTTAGACCTTATATTCCTTTACAGCATCAATAAATGCTTTCGCATGATCAAGCGGAATATTAGGTAAAATACCATGACCTAAATTTACAATATATTTATCCTTACCAAATTCATCAATCATTTGGTGTACCATTTTTTTAATTTCTGAAGGTGGAGAAAACAATCGAGTGGGATCAAAATTACCTTGTAAAGTGATATTTCCACCTGTTAAATACCTCGCGTTTTTTGGTGAACAGGTCCAATCAACGCCTAGAGCAGATGCTCCAGATTTTGCCATCTCACCTAAAGCAAACCAACAACCTTTGCCAAATGCAATAACTGGTGCATCATCTTTTATCGCATCAATAATTTGCTGAATATATTGCCATGAGAATTCTTGATAATCTATTGGTGAGAGCATGCCTCCCCATGAATCAAAAATTTGTACGGCATTACAACCTGCTTTTATTTTCTCTTTTAAGTAGGCTATCGTGGTATCTGTAATTTTCTGAAGCAATTGATGAGCAGCTATAGGATTCGTAAAACAAAATTCTTTAGCTTTATCAAAGTTTTTACTACCTTGACCTTGAACGCAATAGCATAATATTGTCCAGGGAGATCCTGCAAAACCAATTAATGGAATCTCATCATTTAGTTTTTCTTTAGTCGCCGTAATGGCTTCATAGACATAATTCAAGGCTTCCTTAACATCGGGAACCATGACATTATCCACATCTTTTTGAGAGCGAATAGGTTTAGGAAGATAAGGACCAAAATTAGGTTTCATTTGCACCTCAATATTCATGGCCTGAGGAATTACTAATATATCACTAAACAAAATAGCAGCATCCATACCATAACGACGAATTGGTTGTACGGTAATTTCACTAGCTAATTCTGGTGTTTGGCAACGAGTAAAGAAATCATATTTGGCCTTGATTTCCATAAATTCTGGAAGATAACGTCCTGCTTGACGCATCATCCAAACTGGCGGTCGCTCAACGGTTTCTCCTTTTAATGCTCTTAAAAATAAATCGTTCTTTATCATTTTAAACGTAATGTTCGTTTACTAATTCTATGACACTTTCTACTGTTGGAATTTTTGCAACCCTTACATCTTCAAAATGCTTACTAGCTTCTCTAGCCGTAGTTTCACCTATGCAAAACGCAATCATGTCATTTTGCACATCATTTTCTTGTTTGAAACTTTGTACAGTTGACGGACTGTAAAACATAACCCCTTTAATGGTGTTTTCAATTTTAACTGAATCATATTTGGTATTGTAAGCAGTAACTTCATTGACCTCTATTTGATTCTCTTTAAGTATAGTTGGTAATTCGTCTAAACGAATGTCGCTACAAAAATAGGTTACCTCAGTACCTTCAATGTATTCAACTAAATATTCAGCTAGTTTTTTAGCGTTGTTTTCAGTATGTTTTACCTTGCCAATTTTGCGTTCTACCAAACGTTTAGTGCGTCGACCAACACAGTAGATGTTTTCAAATTGCAACTCTTGAGGAGCAAAATTCATTAGCAATGCCTCAACTGCATTTTTACTAGTGATAATTACATTCTTTGGAAGTGGTCTCAAGATTTGAGATGTCATTCTATTAAGGTTGATTTTAATAAAGTCAGAAGCTTCTGATACTACATCCTCATGAAACAATTGCTTTTGATCATCAGTTAATGTTTTGGTAGAAAAGACATTAACGTTTTGAGATGATTTTTTAAGATTGTCCATCAAGCGTTTTCCGCCACGCTCAATAATATAATCTGCACAAAATTGAGCCAAGTCATGATGTGAACCAAGAGCTACGGTACGTTGCACTTCTATTTTTTTACTTCCGTCAAGGCTTAATAAAACCCCTTGAAAATGCACTTCTTCCTCTTTAACAAAGGCTAAGGCACCAATAGGAGCAGAACAACCACCTTCTAAAAGATTTAAAAATTTGCGTTCTATAGAAGTAGCAATGTCGCTTTCCTCATGATTAATTTCTGCACATATCGCTTTAATCTCTTCATCACTTTCAAGTGCAGTAATCATAATAGCACCTTGAGCAGGTGCAGGAATCATCCATTCTAGATTAAAACTTTCTTCAGGTTTCATGTCTAACCGACCTAAACCGGCTGCGGCAAAAATGGCACCATTCCAATCACTATCTTCCAGCTTTTCTAAACGGGAATTCACATTTCCGCGCAAGCCAACCATAGTGTGAGTTGGATAACGGTTTAACCATTGTGCTCTTCGACGTAAGCTTCCTGTTGCAATCACGGCTTCACGCTGTGATAAGAATTCTTCATTATTTTTAAAGACCAAGCAATCTCTAACGTTGCCACGTTTTAAAACAGCGGCTTGTACGATGCCTTTTGGCAATAGCGTTGGCACGTCTTTAAGCGAATGTACAGCGATATCAATCTCTTCATTGAGCATGGCGATATCTAATGTTTTTGTAAATACACCTGTAATTCCTAATTCGTAAATAGGCTTATCTAGAACAATATCTCCTGTGGCTTTCACAGGAACAAGTTCTGTTTTATGGCCTAAATGCTCTAATTGTTGTTGTACGGTTTTGGCTTGCCATAGCGCGAGTTCGCTATCACGAGTGCCAATTCTAATTCGTTTAGACATTGTCTGTAGTGGCTTCTAGTTGAAACACTTTTTTTATAAGTTCAAGGCTATCGTCTGTAGACACATCATCTTCTTTTAAGTGATGCGCAAAATGGTTGGTAATTTTTTGAATGATATTTTTACTTATCACCTCGGCTTGAGCTTCGTTAAAGTCACTCATTTTTTTACGTTGAGTATCTAATTCAGCACTGGCAAAATCAGCTAGCTTATGTTTTAATGCCTTTATTGTTGGTGCAAATTTTCGAGTGGATAGCCAAGCGTTAAAGTCCAACTTAATCTCTTCAATAATGGTTTCGGCGAGTGGAATATGTTCTTTTCTCCGCTCTAATGTTTCATCAGTAATTTGAGCAAGGTCATCCAAATGCACTAAAGTGACATTGTCTAAATCTGTGACGTTATCGTTGACATTCTTGGGAATGGAAAGATCTAAAATCAATAAAGGTTTTGTGCTTTGAATACAGTGCTTATCAACCGTTGGATTTTGGGCACCTGTAGCTACGATTAAAATGTCGGATGCGTTAATTTCTTCTTGGAGATTTGCATAATCCTTGACAATCAAATTGAATTTTCCTGCTATAGCTTCAGCTTTGTCTTTAGTTCTATTGATTAAAGTAATATGCTCGTTCTTGGTGTGTTTTACAAGATTTTCACAGGTATTTCTACCAATTTTACCAGTTCCAAAGAGTAAGATATTTTTTTCTGAAATCGACTTGATTGTATTCATAATGTATTGCACAGAGGCAAATGAAACAGAGGTTGCTCCGGAAGAAATTTCAGTTTCAGTTTTAATGCGTTTTGAGGCTTGAATCACAGCGTTGACAAGGCGTTCTAAGAATGGATTTAACAAGGCGTAATTTTTAGACAAACGCGCACTCGTTTTTATCTGACTAATAATTTCAAAATCCCCAAGGATCTGACTGTCTAAACCTGAACCCACTTTAAACATATGTGAGATGGCCTCCTTATTCTTGTATACATATGCGACTTTTTGGAATTCTTCAACGGTACCTTTGGTGTTCTCACATAGCAACTGAATGAGTTGAAATGGATGCTCTGCAAATCCGTAAATTTCAGTTCTGTTACAAGTAGAAGTCACAACAAGGCTTTCAATGCCTTTTTGTTTGGCTTGCTCCAATACAGCAATTTTAGACATCTCGTCTAAACTAAAATGACCGCGTACTTCTGCATCTGCCTTCTTATAGCTTAACCCAATCGCATAAAATGTAGTGCCTCTCGACATTGTGTAGTGCTCCATACCTGATTTGGAAATTACCTTGACAAAAGTAAAAAGGATCGCTGACAAAAAACAACGCTAGAAGAACTTTAAGTATCGTTTTTAGTTTTTTAGGTCAATTTCTTAAGTTACTCTAATAATTGTCATATTTTTGCCCTTAAAACAACGCCTTAACAGACTTTAGTTTAGAATGAATCTAAATAGCAATAAAAATAATTCTGGCTTTTCAATCTCAAAAAATATCGCTAGAGGTTCCTTTGAGGAAACAAAATTAGATGCGGGATTTTTTGTGTTAACGCACCAAAATA is part of the Formosa sp. Hel1_31_208 genome and harbors:
- the hemA gene encoding glutamyl-tRNA reductase, with the protein product MEHYTMSRGTTFYAIGLSYKKADAEVRGHFSLDEMSKIAVLEQAKQKGIESLVVTSTCNRTEIYGFAEHPFQLIQLLCENTKGTVEEFQKVAYVYKNKEAISHMFKVGSGLDSQILGDFEIISQIKTSARLSKNYALLNPFLERLVNAVIQASKRIKTETEISSGATSVSFASVQYIMNTIKSISEKNILLFGTGKIGRNTCENLVKHTKNEHITLINRTKDKAEAIAGKFNLIVKDYANLQEEINASDILIVATGAQNPTVDKHCIQSTKPLLILDLSIPKNVNDNVTDLDNVTLVHLDDLAQITDETLERRKEHIPLAETIIEEIKLDFNAWLSTRKFAPTIKALKHKLADFASAELDTQRKKMSDFNEAQAEVISKNIIQKITNHFAHHLKEDDVSTDDSLELIKKVFQLEATTDNV
- the hemC gene encoding hydroxymethylbilane synthase, producing MSKRIRIGTRDSELALWQAKTVQQQLEHLGHKTELVPVKATGDIVLDKPIYELGITGVFTKTLDIAMLNEEIDIAVHSLKDVPTLLPKGIVQAAVLKRGNVRDCLVFKNNEEFLSQREAVIATGSLRRRAQWLNRYPTHTMVGLRGNVNSRLEKLEDSDWNGAIFAAAGLGRLDMKPEESFNLEWMIPAPAQGAIMITALESDEEIKAICAEINHEESDIATSIERKFLNLLEGGCSAPIGALAFVKEEEVHFQGVLLSLDGSKKIEVQRTVALGSHHDLAQFCADYIIERGGKRLMDNLKKSSQNVNVFSTKTLTDDQKQLFHEDVVSEASDFIKINLNRMTSQILRPLPKNVIITSKNAVEALLMNFAPQELQFENIYCVGRRTKRLVERKIGKVKHTENNAKKLAEYLVEYIEGTEVTYFCSDIRLDELPTILKENQIEVNEVTAYNTKYDSVKIENTIKGVMFYSPSTVQSFKQENDVQNDMIAFCIGETTAREASKHFEDVRVAKIPTVESVIELVNEHYV